Below is a genomic region from Sphaeramia orbicularis chromosome 6, fSphaOr1.1, whole genome shotgun sequence.
tgAAAGTCTATACGGTTTTAGAAACGTATTAGAATGAATGAACCCCTGATCCAATGCAAAGATCTACTCACAACATCTAAATCTTAATAATAAACTGACCCatgtgtgtcaaacatgcggcctgtgggccaaaaccagcccactatAGAGTCAGATCTGGCCCTTCAgtgaaaaaattacatgaaagatattaacaatagTCAGGGGTGTTAAGTCATTTtagtcaggttccacatacagaccaatatgaatcTCAAATAAATAACATAACCTGTAAAATATGTATCTAAAAGCAATAATGACATAAGAGAAACAGACCTTAATGAGATActagtattactattattactctaGTGTGAATCATTTTGGATGATTTGtaatatttattctttttatttcctGCCCAAGACTTGAAGTAGGAAAAGTGTCTTTGTTGCTGCTCAGATGAATAACCCTCATATGTTCAGTGGGTTTAGCATTTATCCTGGGAGTCTTGGCGTCATATCCAGGGTTCATTCCAGTAAATGAATAAGTAATAAAGGGGCCTCACGTTTCTAAGTTGTCGGAGGTTCCCAGGTTTATTAGTCTCATGTTATTTAGTGATAGAAAAGTATTGTATTTGTTGTCACTGCTGACTTTGAACAGTCTGATATTATTTACTCAGCTCCAAGACTCTCACATCTAGCTCCTGATACTTTACATAGATTCTCTGTCGTTACTTCCCAGGCAGGTCCATCTTCTGTCAACTTTACTGTACATTATTACGCTAAAAAAATGATTTCATCAGGGTTTTgagcattttcagttttttgtatgATGTATTGAATGTAAAGTTAAGAAGGAATTCATGTTTTGATATAACTTTTCCATTTCTGTTCTCTCGCAGAATTGAGACACTCCTTCAGCCCATCAGATTTCCAGATTCGCTTCCGTCCTGCATCATGCCACGCTGCAGAGTCAACCTCAGCACCATGATCTTCCTGGTCATCCTTCAGGGAGcggcggtggttctgttctgtgggtGGTACGTCCAGCTCAGTCCTTGCGGATCGACTCCATCCAATGGCAAAGTTCACGTCCTGTTATTATCGTCATGGCGATCTGGCTCCTCCTTCTTGGTCAGGTGTTCAGCCAGCACCCGTCGGTGTTCTACCTGATGGAACCTGCTTGGCACGTGTGGACCAAACTGCAGAAACCCGGAGCACGTACACTTCGAATGGCCGTCAGGGACCTTTTACGCAGCGTTTTCCAGTGCGCTTCTCTGTCATGGAGGCCTACCTGCCGGAGCAGCACATGGTTTCATCACTGTTCATGTGGAGTCACAGTCGAGCGCTGTGTTCACCTCCGGCCTGCCCCCTCACGCCGCGGAACCAGATCAGCAACCAGACTCGCTGCCTCCAGTTGTGTGACGCCAGGACGCTGCAGGGTGTGGAAAACGCCTGCGGAACCTACAGCCACGTGTGTTGAAAGAGGTTCGGTTCTTCGAGCTCGAATCCCTCTACCCGCTCCTACAAGACCCCAACCTGGACCTCCGGATCATCCACTTGGTCCGAGACCCGCGGGCCGTGATGCGGTCCAGGAGGAGTCGGCTAAAGCATTCATGAGCGACAACGCCATCGTCCTGGAGCAGCGGAGCATCCCGACGGCCGAGGTGCAGTACCAGGTCATGCAGGAGATCTGTCGCAGCCACGTTCGCATCAACGAGCGGGCCATCCTAAAGCCCCCCCCGTTCCTAAAGGGACGCTACAAGATGGTCCGATATGAGGACCTCGCTCGGAACCCGCTGGAGGAGATTAACTCCATGTATGAGTTTGTTGGTCTGGAGATGACCAAACCCCTGGAGGACTGGATCTACAGAGTAACCCATGGAAAAGGTAAAGGCACCAGGAAGGAGGCCTTTAAAATAACGTCCCGTAACGCCGCCGACGTCTCCCAGGCCTGGCGTACGATGCTGCCCCATGGGAAGGTCAAACGGATTCAGGAGGTTTGTAAGGGGGCGATGTCACTGCTCGGATACCGGACGGTTAACAACGAAAAGGAGCAGAAGAGGCTTGACATAGACCTTTTAGTACCACGGGAACCGTATCAGTTCAGCTGGTTACCCGCTAAAACAGAACACCCTGGAAAAAGTTAGAACATCAACGACAAAGACACTCCACTGGATTGAAGTCTATGTTTTTGTAGACGTAACTTTACAAGGGGATGTTGCTGCCATTAGATGGTTCTCCAGCTGAGGGAACGCTGGCATGATGTTGGCGTGAAAACCGTAAAAATGTGATAATACAACAGCAAAGAGGCCCGAAACACACTTCATCTGAACACACAAGTGAAAAAAACCCCAGTATAAGTCACAATAGTGATTTGCAAAAGTCGCCATGTAACTAATTAACTTGAAAACATAAGGTCTGACAGGACATAAGCTTTATTTATCCAAACCCAGAGATGTTAACCAGTAACCAACCGTTCCCTATAAATCCTGCTAAGCTCCATTAGTTTAGTGTCTCCTCTCTCAGTTCTGCACATGTTGTTAGTGTCAACACCAAACCAGAGCTGAGATCCAACAGGTTTCAGTCGTCGTATAactcagtgcttttctagtttggttCTTGTTTCTCTTCAGTCATCCTTTCACTTTGTTGCACAAGTTGTGAATTATGTCAGACCACTGTGGTGATAGAGGACACTCTACTCTTCACTGAGTGAGTCTAGGACCGATTGTTATCTCACCGGTCGATGGGCCTTTAGATATTCTGAAGGCACTGTCATCATTGTcttcttcgttagcaatttcttgaaacttcttctctgacaaaactccTGGtcggatttatttcaaattttatatgtatcttccttgggacagtgtctacaaagtttgttcacagttttgagcatttggtttttgaatttttcacaaatttttgaaatattaaaaatttgccattAGTTATATTGGGCCATATTTTggtggaaatggttagagatatctatagttattattgagcactgacaggaagtcatagacggactttcatttgggtccatgacctttgaccttgagtgaccttgaaggtcTAAACTCAAAGTCACCAATATGTTGATTTcaaagaagtcatatatggacttgaattgaattagttgagttctcctccagtgaaagtaccgcccacttctattgttagactGATCTGCATCCAGCCCACGAACTGGAACATAGacgcagaacctgacaacctcacatgTTCCACTGGGGATTGGTTCTTGAtggaacatgccagtgagatacagggatactggtcctatttttttcagtGCGAGCGTTCTAATGTTGACAACAATGTGTGAAAGGTCCGTGTGTTAACCTGAAAATCTGTGTCTAATGTTAAGTTCTAAAATGCACAGCTGACGGTGCAGTCGCAACCAGAGAGCGAATGTCAATGGCCTCATTTGAGTCGCGTCCCCAGTGGCCTCTTGTGAGTGAAAGGAGAGCGTTGGATGGCTTCCACAGAAGGACGGAGGCCAGCCAACACCCAGGCACGATCTGTTCTAGACAAGAGGAAGCATTCTTAAGCTGTTTGCAAAGAAACCTGCAACTTCTGTGAGCGTCGATCAGAAAATACAGCCTTAAAGATACAAGGCTCATAGAAATTTCAGTTTAAAGTGTTAACATGTTGTGTGTTCACCGTAGTGTTTGAAGAGCCGACCATTTTGTTGAATGGTCTGAAATGTTCTTCACTTGTGCTTCTACTgaatgagaaaattacacttaataaaatctaaaatcgtactgtttcagttgtgtttAATAACAGAAACACATCATAAATTgaagtgaaataaaatgaaacctaaaattAGCATAGTTTTAAAATTCAAGTAGAATCaggatttatttaatttatttatttatgaaaaggAGAAACaagcatattaatgaacatttttttttaaaaatgtaaatatgccagattataGCCTAAGGCTAATGTCCACCTGTAGATCTCCTGGCTGGTTGatgttacacaaaaacacacacaatacaaacaGGGTCAAATACAGATACCATAAAATGCAACAAGGACAATGTTAGCACAGATAAGTaatacaaaataattaaaaatgtatctgtatTTCATGCACCATTAGCCTACACAAAACACTGGATAAACTGTCCAGATAGAAGCATGATCTCAAACATGTCATGGATTGAACTCCTCAGTCGGTGTTTGTTCTTCAGTCTGAAGTCGGTCAGTGGGTGAAGGCTGAAGAATAAAAGACTGTTAAATCTCTTTATCTAAGTCAGCATAGCCCAGatttttcaaatgtttataagaTGATAAAACTATGATTGGACCAGGAAGTCGAATACCAACAGATAGACTTCTCATACTTCTGTACAGAACTGGAATTAAGCAGAATTTTTCTTGTAAGACGTGTAGATGAATGAGATGAACAATCACAGCTGGAAGgttcttaaagtgtaataccactgatggccactaggagCTGACTCTTAGAGAATCCTTCCTCCACATGACGCCCcttaaaatgtctgttttttttccaggagtcagTCTGGTCTCTAACTTCTCTAAACACTGACCTGCTGGTCATATTAGAACATGTTTCTCTGTTAATggttttacagcaggggtgtcaaacatgcggcccacggaCTAAAACCGGCCACCAAAGGTCCTatcagggatgaatttgtgaaatgaaaaaaattacactgaagatattaacaatcaaggatccCAAATACATACAGacaaattcagtctcaagtgggtcggaccagtaaatacgatcataataacctataaataataacaactccaaaatgttcccTTTATTTTAGAATAAGAAAGTTTTAtaattttagttctggttccacattcagaccaatgtgatctaaagtggatcagaccaggaaataataacagaataacctataataatgacaattacaCATTTTTATCTTCGAAGAagttaaattatatgaaaatatttacatttacaaactatcctctcacaaaaactgagaaacctgaacaaatatgaacaaactgaaatgtcttgatATAAATCTGTGAAATTGAaccaacattctgtctgttattaaatgttttgtgtatttgtagatccactgtgatctgtaagttttaatgtacatgtggaaatgataaactgaggaagaatattgttaaatttgcacttatttttcttaagaatttttaggttcatgttattcacatttttatccttTCAGACAAATGTGAATGAGATAAATACCCGTAaagagaaaatgtcttttttttctcctcttttcatgaaatgatgatgatgtgatGTATTCTTCATCGCTAAAATGTAACTTGGACTCGctgtgtaatcattgcacctgctCAAAGGGGATTTAAACAggaatgagaataaaaatgtgtttttttttcttcagaaatttcaggtcgttcacattttttaaaggatactttgtagatgtaaacatttccatcatgtaattgtactttttcactgttattattttactggttcaacccagttgagatcatatttggctgaatgtggaacctgaactaaaatgagttcgacaccctgcACTAAATCTACAAGTGTATGAATAATTCTTCATCTCATACGCAGTAGAATCGTTTTATCGTCTGtcttacatttttggaaaaccCAAACTGTGTCCGTGTCAGATGCTGTTGTATCTCATCTTTGAAATAGATGGAAGACAATGTCGAACACCTGACTCTGCAGTTTCCTTCAGCTCGATGTAGCTTTGTTTTCTCTGCATTCTCAGCTTATTGTTTTGGCTCACAGTGCACTATTCAGCCATGGTTTATGCAGCAGAATGCAGCT
It encodes:
- the LOC115421456 gene encoding LOW QUALITY PROTEIN: carbohydrate sulfotransferase 6-like (The sequence of the model RefSeq protein was modified relative to this genomic sequence to represent the inferred CDS: inserted 3 bases in 3 codons; deleted 2 bases in 1 codon); translated protein: MIFLVILQGAAVVLFCGWYVQLSPCGSTPSNGKVHVLLLSSWRSGSSFXGQVFSQHPSVFYLMEPAWHVWTKLQKPGARTLRMAVRDLLRSVFQCXFSVMEAYLPEQHMVSSLFMWSHSRALCSPPACPLTPRNQISNQTRCLQLCDARTLQGVENACGTYSHXVLKEVRFFELESLYPLLQDPNLDLRIIHLVRDPRAVMRSRESAKAFMSDNAIVLEQRSIPTAEVQYQVMQEICRSHVRINERAILKPPPFLKGRYKMVRYEDLARNPLEEINSMYEFVGLEMTKPLEDWIYRVTHGKGKGTRKEAFKITSRNAADVSQAWRTMLPHGKVKRIQEVCKGAMSLLGYRTVNNEKEQKRLDIDLLVPREPYQFSWLPAKTEHPGKS